The proteins below come from a single Corylus avellana chromosome ca3, CavTom2PMs-1.0 genomic window:
- the LOC132175259 gene encoding uncharacterized protein LOC132175259 gives MGSSGFEGKVLEMFEVGPCGDAYQMGFLIGQRFSNHIRSRLARDLILQDQLLPFAQTPQAQPLLKALTDNNQKKFPRYWDELLGTAEGSGVPVLDIILINFRKEILPFLPKTTINSIADTPDDCSDVLIVSDSIAMAAHNEDANVALVGHTYLIKGTLSNGVSFIAYTYAGELPTCAFGFNSHGLAFTLNSVPPTEEEIVAGGIGRNFISRDLLEASSIDDALTRIRLSAEVSVGHNYNLIDTRTRKILNVETASRNRISIREIGATPFFHANMYLHLPVQQVQDENSISRQNRAAQLPKGSRNEFLSLLGDMDDTKYPIYGTGPTLYTLCTAVIDLDEQTLSIIEGNPKKGEASHVFTMSSKEFKMPQ, from the exons ATGGGGAGCtcaggttttgaaggaaaagtgCTGGAAATGTTTGAAGTTGGGCCATGTGGAGATGCTTACCAGATGGGTTTCCTAATAGGCCAGAGGTTCTCCAATCACATCAGAAGCAGATTGGCCAGAGACCTGATTCTTCAAGACCAACTCCTACCTTTTGCCCAAACCCCACAAGCACAACCACTTCTCAAAGCTCTTACTGATAATAACCAAAAGAAGTTTCCAAGATATTGGGATGAACTCCTAGGGACAGCTGAGGGCAGTGGAGTGCCTGTTCTTGAT ATAATACTGATCAACTTCAGGAAAGAGATTCTTCCATTTCTTCCAAAGACTACGATAAATTCCATTGCCGATACTCCAGATGACTGCTCTGATGTTCTCATTGTCAGTGATTCCATTGCCATGGCAGCACACAATGAGGATGCAAATGTTGCTCTAGTTGGCCACAC CTACTTGATAAAGGGAACGCTTTCAAATGGAGTATCCTTCATTGCTTATACATATGCAGGAGAGCTCCCAACCTGTGCATTTGGATTCAACAGTCATGGACTG GCATTCACATTGAATTCAGTACCCCCAACTGAAGAGGAGATTGTAGCTGGTGGCATTGGAAGGAACTTCATTTCTCGCGATCTCCTTGAAGCATCAAGCATTGATGATGCATTAACT AGAATTCGTTTATCAGCAGAAGTTTCTGTGGGACATAATTATAATCTGATTGACACAAGAACACGCAAGATTCTCAACGTTGAAACAGCGTCAAGGAACCGGATTTCCATTAGAGAGATTGGAGCAACACCATTTTTCCATGCAAACATGTATCTCCATCTTCCTGTCCAGCAG GTACAGGATGAGAACTCCATAAGCAGGCAAAATAGGGCAGCTCAGCTACCAAAAGGATCAAGAAACGAATTCCTGTCACTTCTTGGAGATATGGATGACACAAAATACCCCATCTACGGGACAG GTCCAACACTTTACACACTATGTACGGCTGTAATAGATCTGGATGAACAAACACTATCAATTATTGAAGGGAATCCAAAGAAAGGAGAAGCTTCTCATGTCTTCACCATGTCATCAAAAGAGTTCAAGATGCCACAATAA
- the LOC132175261 gene encoding uncharacterized protein LOC132175261: MATASFRWLLQLHKDVPKAARFYSEGLDFTVSVCTLRWAELQSGPLKLGLMQSHNDHVMQNGYSSLLSFTVTDINSTVTKLMALGAELDGPIKYEIHGKVAAMRGLDGHMLGLYEPV; this comes from the exons aTGGCGACGGCGTCGTTTAGGTGGTTACTACAGCTACACAAGGACGTACCCAAAGCTGCTCGGTTCTACTCAGAGGGGTTGGATTTCACCGTCAGTGTTTGCACTCTCCGTTGGGCTGAGCTCCAATCCGGCCCTCTCAAACTCGGCCTTATGCAATCCCACAA TGATCATGTCATGCAGAATGGATACTCTTCACTTCTATCATTCACAGTGACCGACATTAACAGTACAGTGACAAAATTGATGGCATTAGGAGCTGAACTAGATGGCCCCATCAAATATGAGATCCACGGAAAG GTTGCAGCCATGCGAGGTCTTGATGGCCACATGTTAGGCCTCTATGAACCAGTTTAA